From Mycolicibacterium nivoides, a single genomic window includes:
- a CDS encoding nitroreductase family deazaflavin-dependent oxidoreductase: MKLPWYIKPGNKAIIALSRLGLRFGAKGPVILTVTGRKSGQPRATPVTPMFVDGKQYVAAAPEAAWIANVRADQAATLSRGRRVEQVRVVELSDEDARPLLRLLPSLIPGWVGFLRQGGLVVDGGPEEFEALLGRMPIFRMDPA, encoded by the coding sequence GTGAAGCTGCCCTGGTACATCAAGCCCGGCAACAAGGCGATCATCGCGCTGTCCCGGCTCGGACTCCGTTTCGGCGCAAAAGGTCCCGTGATCCTCACGGTCACCGGACGTAAATCCGGGCAACCCCGCGCGACACCGGTCACACCGATGTTCGTCGACGGCAAGCAATACGTCGCGGCGGCACCGGAGGCCGCGTGGATCGCAAACGTGCGGGCCGACCAGGCCGCGACGTTGAGCCGAGGGCGTCGAGTCGAGCAGGTACGGGTGGTCGAACTATCCGACGAGGACGCCAGGCCACTACTTCGCCTGCTACCCAGCCTGATTCCCGGCTGGGTAGGCTTTCTCCGCCAGGGCGGACTGGTGGTCGACGGTGGCCCCGAGGAGTTCGAGGCGCTACTGGGGCGGATGCCGATCTTCCGGATGGATCCCGCGTAG
- a CDS encoding CaiB/BaiF CoA transferase family protein has translation MTAPLAGIRIIEVGVMLAGPYATMMLADLGAEVIKVEPPGGEISRQVSDSYFASLNRGKRSICIDLASEGGQAKLAGLVADSHALLVNMKPSVIRRLGLTYENLRRFNPTIVCVAMTGFGLDGGDDPAFDYVIQAATGVAAMTGDPDGPPTLPGYSSADNSTGLTAALGLLAMIVSGNGGQVDVSLRDVMLSQLNYRASAYLNDGAEPRRHPFGAHSYYVPAQLFPTADGYLALFITHDGFWKSFAGEAGVDGFETMAERAARRDEVLDVVTAALATDTAAGWESRLKPLGIPAAAVRTLPQALDATPEMLVSAGDLRLVGSPVHVAGYAPDYRPAPAFDEYAAAPLEGSAAPSSDAQSSS, from the coding sequence ATGACCGCGCCGCTGGCGGGCATCCGCATCATCGAGGTCGGCGTCATGCTGGCCGGCCCGTACGCCACCATGATGCTGGCAGACCTGGGCGCTGAGGTGATCAAGGTCGAACCACCCGGCGGGGAGATCTCCCGTCAGGTCAGCGACAGCTATTTCGCCAGCCTCAACCGGGGTAAGCGCAGCATCTGCATCGACCTCGCCTCCGAGGGCGGTCAGGCGAAACTCGCTGGACTGGTGGCTGATTCGCACGCCCTGCTGGTGAACATGAAGCCTTCGGTGATCCGCAGGCTGGGCCTCACCTATGAGAACCTGCGACGCTTCAATCCCACGATCGTCTGTGTCGCGATGACGGGATTCGGGTTGGACGGGGGAGACGACCCGGCGTTCGACTACGTCATCCAGGCCGCCACCGGAGTGGCCGCGATGACCGGCGATCCCGACGGCCCGCCAACCCTGCCGGGCTACTCCTCGGCGGACAACTCGACCGGGCTGACCGCGGCACTGGGCCTGTTGGCGATGATCGTCTCCGGCAACGGCGGCCAGGTGGATGTCTCGCTGCGTGATGTCATGCTCTCGCAGCTGAACTACCGCGCCTCGGCCTATCTGAACGACGGTGCCGAACCGCGCCGCCATCCGTTCGGGGCGCATTCGTATTACGTCCCCGCGCAACTGTTCCCGACGGCCGATGGCTATCTGGCGTTGTTCATCACCCACGACGGGTTCTGGAAGTCGTTTGCCGGTGAGGCCGGGGTCGACGGTTTCGAGACCATGGCCGAGCGGGCGGCTCGGCGAGACGAGGTCCTGGACGTGGTGACCGCCGCGCTGGCGACCGATACCGCCGCGGGCTGGGAGTCACGGCTCAAGCCGCTGGGGATTCCGGCTGCCGCGGTGCGTACCCTGCCGCAGGCGCTGGACGCGACGCCCGAGATGCTCGTCAGCGCGGGCGATCTCCGCTTGGTGGGTAGCCCCGTGCACGTCGCCGGCTATGCGCCGGACTACCGGCCGGCGCCGGCATTCGATGAGTACGCCGCCGCACCCCTGGAGGGATCGGCGGCGCCGTCATCAGATGCTCAATCCTCGTCGTAG
- a CDS encoding TetR/AcrR family transcriptional regulator, which translates to MPAQRALRADARRNREKLLQAAQAEFQERGLGAPLEAIAARAGVSIGTLYNRFATREDLIDAALPALLAQTLEDLSERALSADSAWDRLATYIFGLCDLQAGDHAFSDAMCTSRYASPAIEQICQASLDLGSRLIAGAQADGSLRADVTVDDLFTALWLNACLADHGGPDAPAVARRQIALLLDGLRAAAATPLPAGAAEAAAVAARLMQS; encoded by the coding sequence ATGCCTGCACAACGCGCGTTACGCGCCGATGCGCGCCGCAATCGCGAGAAACTGCTTCAAGCCGCGCAGGCCGAGTTTCAGGAGCGCGGGCTCGGCGCTCCGCTGGAAGCGATCGCGGCGCGCGCGGGGGTCAGTATCGGCACGCTCTACAACCGATTCGCGACTCGCGAGGACCTCATCGACGCAGCGTTGCCCGCCCTGCTCGCGCAGACGCTGGAGGATCTGTCTGAGCGCGCGCTGTCCGCCGACTCAGCTTGGGATCGCCTCGCCACCTATATTTTTGGATTGTGTGACCTGCAGGCCGGCGACCATGCCTTCAGTGATGCCATGTGCACCTCGCGATACGCCTCGCCGGCGATCGAGCAGATCTGCCAGGCCAGTCTGGACCTCGGTTCACGGTTGATCGCCGGCGCTCAGGCCGATGGTTCGCTGCGTGCTGACGTCACCGTCGACGACCTGTTCACAGCGCTTTGGCTCAATGCCTGCCTGGCCGACCATGGCGGCCCGGACGCCCCAGCGGTGGCCCGCCGCCAGATTGCCTTGCTGCTGGACGGTCTACGCGCCGCCGCGGCGACCCCACTGCCCGCAGGCGCGGCCGAGGCGGCGGCCGTCGCCGCGAGGCTGATGCAGTCCTAG
- a CDS encoding class I adenylate-forming enzyme family protein: MSISLLLEMAVSGGGDRTAVVSDDLRLTTEELSTLADGGAGVIAASGAAHVAYVGTGGAMLPLLLFASARAAVPFTPLNYRLSKDGLHELIERLPEPLVVTDAEYADVVAGVGKQVITSEEFLAAARLYEHRPESDPVFADPDAVAVVLFTSGTTSRPKAVELTHNNLTSYITGTVEFASAAEEDAALICVPPYHIAGVSAAMSNLYAGRKMVYLRHFDAGKWVDLVRTEGVTSATVVPTMLDRIVTALEAAGLQLPTLRNLAYGGSKVALPLVRKALQLLPNVGFVNAYGLTETSSTIAVLGPDDHREALAAKDPAAARRLGSVGQVVPGIEVQIRAEDGTVLGAGETGELFVRGEQVSGRYTDIGSVLDAEGWFPTKDVAMLDGGGYLFIGGRSDDTIIRGGENIAPAEIEDVLVEHPEVRDVAVVGPEDPQWGQIIVAVVVPVEGTSPDPDALRDHVRKQLRGSRTPDRVVFRDELPTNPTGKVLRRQLVDELAPASKESA, from the coding sequence ATGAGCATCTCGCTACTGCTGGAGATGGCGGTCTCGGGCGGAGGAGACCGCACCGCAGTGGTGTCCGACGATCTCCGCCTGACCACCGAGGAACTCAGCACCCTGGCCGACGGCGGCGCCGGTGTTATCGCGGCATCCGGGGCCGCCCACGTGGCCTATGTCGGCACCGGCGGCGCAATGCTGCCGTTGCTGCTGTTCGCCTCTGCCCGTGCCGCCGTGCCGTTCACCCCGCTGAACTACCGACTCAGCAAGGACGGCCTGCACGAACTGATCGAGCGGCTGCCCGAGCCACTGGTGGTCACCGACGCCGAATACGCCGATGTCGTCGCCGGGGTGGGCAAGCAGGTCATCACCTCGGAGGAGTTCCTGGCCGCGGCGCGCCTATACGAACACCGCCCGGAATCAGACCCAGTGTTCGCCGACCCCGACGCCGTCGCGGTCGTGCTGTTCACCTCGGGCACCACCTCACGCCCCAAAGCCGTCGAGCTCACCCACAACAACCTCACCAGCTACATCACCGGGACAGTCGAATTCGCATCGGCGGCAGAGGAGGACGCCGCCCTGATCTGCGTCCCGCCGTATCACATCGCCGGGGTCAGCGCGGCCATGTCAAACCTGTACGCCGGCCGGAAGATGGTCTACCTGCGACACTTCGACGCCGGCAAATGGGTCGATCTGGTCCGCACCGAGGGCGTCACGTCGGCCACCGTGGTGCCGACCATGCTGGACCGCATCGTCACTGCCCTCGAAGCGGCCGGCCTCCAACTGCCCACCCTGCGCAACCTCGCCTACGGCGGCTCGAAGGTCGCGCTGCCCCTGGTCCGCAAGGCCCTGCAGCTGCTGCCGAACGTCGGCTTCGTCAACGCCTACGGATTGACCGAAACCAGTTCCACGATCGCGGTTCTGGGCCCCGACGATCACCGCGAGGCACTGGCCGCGAAGGATCCGGCCGCCGCTCGGCGGCTCGGTTCGGTGGGCCAGGTGGTGCCCGGGATCGAGGTCCAGATCCGCGCCGAGGACGGCACTGTGCTGGGCGCCGGCGAGACCGGAGAACTCTTCGTGCGCGGTGAGCAGGTGTCCGGCCGCTACACCGACATCGGGTCGGTGCTCGATGCCGAAGGCTGGTTCCCCACCAAGGATGTCGCCATGCTCGACGGAGGCGGCTACCTGTTCATCGGCGGGCGGTCCGACGACACCATCATCCGCGGCGGGGAGAACATCGCCCCGGCCGAGATCGAGGACGTGCTCGTCGAACATCCCGAGGTCCGCGACGTCGCCGTCGTCGGCCCGGAGGACCCGCAGTGGGGACAGATCATCGTGGCCGTCGTGGTACCCGTCGAGGGCACCTCACCCGACCCGGACGCGCTGCGCGATCATGTGCGCAAGCAGCTGCGTGGTTCACGCACCCCCGACCGGGTGGTGTTCCGTGATGAACTACCCACCAACCCGACCGGCAAGGTTCTGCGCCGCCAACTCGTAGACGAACTCGCACCAGCCTCTAAGGAGTCAGCATGA
- a CDS encoding class I adenylate-forming enzyme family protein, whose product MRTSAVLAFDDREYTLAELDALTSGMATELEHRGVRPGDRVAMMSSNRPEFVVALRAIWGLGAVAVLISPAWKAAEVAHVLALTAPSHAVGDHEVLAAQMPMLHLDEPVTPGLRRFDTPDPDSDALFVFSSGTTGLPKAVRHTHRGFAAAIDHWRDALGFTSADRMQIMTPPSHILGLLNIAMVLDTGAWMRLHRRFDVDTMLRHIESDRITIEMAVAPIALALAAHPDLGRYDLSSLRYVMWCATPVTRSVADAVTERTGVRWLTAYGTTELPVIACNPLDATHIDTVGTPVRGVDVRIGEDGEIQVRSDSVMAGYLPKDATTGAFCDGWYRTGDIGYLDDDGYLRITDRSKEMVKVRGFQVAPAEVEAVLHGHPAVTDCAVFGVTDAADGEAVVAAVTTHSAVSAEELIDLVGERLASYKRPSRVEFVTEIPRLPSGKVLRRVLKERHGRSSDV is encoded by the coding sequence GTGCGCACCTCTGCCGTGCTCGCCTTCGATGACCGCGAGTACACCCTGGCCGAACTCGATGCGCTGACCAGCGGGATGGCCACGGAGCTGGAGCACCGGGGCGTCAGGCCGGGTGATCGCGTCGCCATGATGTCGTCCAACCGTCCCGAGTTCGTCGTCGCCCTGCGCGCGATCTGGGGCCTGGGTGCGGTGGCCGTGCTGATCAGCCCGGCCTGGAAGGCCGCCGAGGTCGCCCACGTCCTGGCGCTGACCGCGCCCAGTCATGCGGTGGGCGATCACGAGGTGCTGGCCGCACAGATGCCGATGCTGCATCTCGACGAGCCCGTCACGCCGGGTCTGCGGCGGTTCGATACGCCCGACCCGGACAGTGATGCGCTGTTCGTCTTCAGCTCGGGAACCACCGGCCTGCCCAAGGCGGTGCGCCACACCCATCGCGGGTTCGCCGCGGCCATCGACCACTGGCGTGACGCGCTGGGGTTCACCAGCGCCGACCGCATGCAGATCATGACGCCGCCGTCGCACATCCTGGGGTTGCTGAACATCGCCATGGTGCTCGACACCGGCGCCTGGATGCGCCTGCACCGCCGGTTCGATGTCGACACGATGTTGCGTCACATCGAATCCGATCGCATCACGATCGAAATGGCCGTGGCGCCAATTGCTCTGGCGCTGGCCGCGCACCCCGATCTCGGCCGCTACGATCTGTCGTCGCTGCGCTACGTGATGTGGTGCGCCACCCCGGTGACCCGCAGTGTCGCCGACGCCGTCACCGAACGTACCGGGGTCCGGTGGCTGACCGCCTACGGCACCACCGAGCTCCCCGTGATCGCGTGTAATCCGCTGGATGCCACCCACATCGACACCGTGGGCACCCCGGTGCGCGGGGTCGACGTCCGCATCGGCGAGGACGGTGAGATCCAGGTTCGGTCGGACTCGGTGATGGCCGGATACCTGCCGAAGGACGCCACCACGGGCGCATTCTGCGACGGCTGGTACCGCACCGGCGACATCGGCTACCTCGACGACGACGGATACCTGCGCATCACGGACCGCTCCAAGGAGATGGTCAAGGTCCGCGGCTTCCAGGTGGCACCGGCCGAGGTCGAGGCGGTGCTGCACGGCCATCCTGCGGTCACCGACTGTGCGGTGTTCGGTGTGACCGACGCGGCCGACGGCGAGGCCGTCGTGGCCGCCGTGACGACACATTCTGCGGTGTCGGCAGAGGAGCTCATCGACCTCGTCGGTGAGCGGCTGGCCTCGTACAAGCGGCCCAGCCGCGTTGAGTTCGTAACCGAGATACCCCGGTTACCTTCCGGAAAGGTATTGCGACGAGTGCTGAAGGAGCGGCATGGACGTTCGTCTGACGTCTGA
- a CDS encoding 2Fe-2S iron-sulfur cluster-binding protein: protein MTADPTVGSEADGKVTIVFDREQLSVPRRQGETLLESARRAGMTPPFSCEAGNCGTCMAKLLEGTATMRVNDALDDDEVAEGYVLTCQAIPDCDSVTVSYDED from the coding sequence ATGACGGCAGATCCGACGGTCGGTAGCGAAGCGGACGGCAAGGTCACGATCGTCTTCGATCGTGAGCAGTTGTCCGTACCCCGCCGACAGGGCGAAACACTGCTGGAGAGCGCGCGCCGCGCCGGGATGACGCCTCCGTTCTCCTGCGAGGCCGGCAACTGCGGCACCTGCATGGCCAAACTCCTCGAGGGGACCGCCACCATGCGCGTCAACGATGCGCTCGATGACGACGAGGTGGCCGAGGGCTACGTACTGACCTGCCAGGCGATCCCGGACTGCGATTCAGTGACGGTCTCCTACGACGAGGATTGA
- a CDS encoding SDR family oxidoreductase, with product MSSQQESFTDRTLVVSGGSRGIGLAIALGAARRGANVVLLAKTAEPHPKLPGTVHTAVAEVEAAGGKGVAVVGDVRKEEDVARAIETAVEHFGGVDIVINNASAISTDPTEALSAKKFDLMMDINVRGTFLLTKAALPHLRKSTNGQVLTLAPPMNMNPYWLGAHPSYTLSKYGMTLLSLGWAAEYADAGIGFSCLWPETYIVTSAVTNLADGQNLAQSSRNPEIMADAAVEILSRPAAEVNGQTFIDSEVLTASGVTDLSRYGGGDNPIIDIFIDAPGQGL from the coding sequence ATGTCCAGCCAGCAAGAGTCATTCACCGATCGCACGCTGGTCGTATCCGGCGGCAGCCGCGGTATCGGGCTGGCGATTGCGCTCGGCGCCGCTCGCCGCGGGGCGAATGTGGTGCTGCTGGCCAAGACCGCTGAACCGCATCCCAAGCTTCCTGGCACCGTGCACACAGCCGTCGCGGAGGTAGAGGCCGCCGGCGGCAAGGGTGTCGCGGTAGTGGGCGACGTGCGCAAAGAAGAGGACGTGGCCCGCGCGATCGAGACCGCGGTCGAGCACTTCGGCGGCGTCGACATCGTGATCAACAACGCCAGCGCCATCTCCACCGACCCCACCGAGGCGCTGTCGGCCAAGAAGTTCGACCTGATGATGGACATCAACGTCCGCGGCACGTTCCTGCTCACCAAAGCCGCGCTGCCGCACCTGCGCAAGTCGACCAACGGCCAGGTGCTGACGCTGGCCCCGCCGATGAACATGAACCCCTACTGGCTGGGCGCGCACCCCTCCTACACCCTGTCCAAGTACGGCATGACGTTGCTATCGCTGGGCTGGGCCGCTGAATACGCGGATGCGGGAATCGGTTTCAGTTGCCTGTGGCCCGAGACCTACATCGTCACCTCCGCTGTGACGAACCTGGCCGACGGGCAGAACCTGGCGCAGTCGTCCCGCAACCCGGAGATCATGGCGGACGCGGCCGTCGAGATCCTGTCGCGTCCCGCTGCCGAGGTGAACGGACAGACCTTCATCGACTCGGAGGTGCTCACCGCTTCCGGCGTCACCGACCTCTCCCGCTACGGCGGCGGGGATAATCCGATCATCGACATCTTCATCGACGCACCGGGACAGGGCCTATGA
- a CDS encoding acyl-CoA dehydrogenase family protein yields the protein MDVRLTSEQQQLREAAAKLADDLGPDAVGELSDEGRIARLESTVAATEWRTLRSDGASGVEVAIIAEEFGRGLVDVPFLGPVLADDLACRLDREVKVGADEAATAGVDLTRSTVGAVESPAELGELSGEDALRWQALALTATSADLVGAARGAHALAVDYAKVREQYGSTIGSYQAVAHLLAEGLALIEGSISVLRHAAWAVDELPAEEAVRAGKIAKVYCARAARTVCETAIQVHGGIGNTWECLAHVYLRRVLVATELWPVKLEDLEVTDLGLS from the coding sequence ATGGACGTTCGTCTGACGTCTGAACAGCAGCAGCTGCGAGAGGCCGCAGCGAAACTGGCCGACGATCTCGGACCGGATGCGGTCGGAGAGCTGTCGGATGAGGGCCGGATCGCCCGGTTGGAGAGCACGGTCGCCGCAACCGAGTGGCGCACGCTGCGTTCCGACGGTGCGTCCGGCGTGGAAGTGGCGATCATCGCCGAGGAGTTCGGACGCGGTCTGGTCGACGTGCCGTTCCTCGGGCCGGTGCTCGCCGACGATCTCGCCTGTCGGCTCGATCGAGAGGTGAAGGTCGGCGCCGACGAAGCCGCCACTGCCGGTGTGGATCTGACCCGCAGCACGGTGGGCGCGGTCGAGTCGCCCGCCGAGCTCGGTGAGCTGTCGGGCGAGGACGCCCTGCGCTGGCAGGCGCTCGCGCTGACCGCCACCAGCGCCGACCTGGTCGGTGCCGCCCGCGGGGCGCACGCGCTGGCCGTCGACTACGCGAAAGTCCGTGAGCAGTACGGCTCGACGATCGGGTCGTACCAGGCTGTCGCGCACCTGCTGGCCGAGGGGCTCGCCCTGATCGAGGGATCGATCAGCGTGCTGCGGCACGCGGCATGGGCCGTCGACGAGCTGCCGGCCGAGGAAGCTGTCCGGGCAGGAAAGATCGCCAAGGTCTACTGCGCCCGCGCCGCGCGCACCGTCTGCGAGACCGCGATCCAGGTGCACGGCGGAATCGGAAACACCTGGGAATGCCTGGCGCATGTGTATCTGCGCCGGGTTCTGGTGGCCACCGAGCTGTGGCCCGTCAAGCTAGAGGACTTGGAGGTCACTGATCTTGGACTTTCGTGA
- a CDS encoding methylmalonyl-CoA mutase family protein: MSEQVVPPVETPSGIPLAPVYGPSDRAVEPPAPGTYPFTRGNFASGYRGKTWTFRQYSGFGTAEESNRRYRYLLDQGGTGLSVALDLPTQCGYDSDDEEYGEEVGRVGVAVDTLADAEILFDSIPLDKISTSFTINGTAAILLAFYVAAAEKKGVPREKLTGTIQNDILKEYASRGTWIWPPEPSLRLIADTIEFCAAEVPRFNAISVAGAHFRDAGANAVQEMSFTLADGVTYCDTVVERGRMTIDKFAPQISFFFYTHGDFFEEIAKYRAGRRRWATIVRERYGATTDKASMFRFGCVAGGASLYAPQAQNNLVRVAYESLAAVLGGVQSMFTAAWDEPFALPSEESATLALRTQQILAYETGVTKVADPLGGSYFVEALTDATEAKIIEIMDDLEKHGGMVRCIEDGYLQGLIADEAFKIHQEVESGARPVVGVNKFVTDEPAPDIDTYELDAEGRDLQLKRLSKVKAERDDVAVKETLAALARGAEGSGPGADNLMHRLIDCANAYCTVGEMVSTLKSVWGEFQQPVVF, translated from the coding sequence ATGAGCGAGCAAGTTGTGCCTCCGGTAGAGACTCCATCAGGGATCCCGCTGGCGCCCGTCTACGGACCGAGCGACCGTGCGGTCGAGCCGCCTGCGCCCGGGACCTATCCCTTCACGCGCGGCAACTTCGCGTCCGGCTATCGCGGGAAGACCTGGACCTTCCGGCAGTACTCGGGTTTCGGCACCGCCGAGGAATCCAACCGCCGGTACCGCTACCTGCTCGATCAGGGTGGGACGGGTCTGTCGGTGGCGCTGGACCTACCCACCCAGTGCGGCTACGACTCCGATGACGAAGAGTACGGCGAGGAGGTCGGTCGTGTCGGCGTCGCGGTGGACACCCTGGCCGACGCCGAGATCCTGTTCGACAGCATCCCGCTGGACAAGATCAGCACCAGCTTCACCATCAACGGCACCGCGGCCATCCTGCTGGCCTTCTACGTCGCCGCCGCGGAGAAGAAGGGCGTGCCGCGCGAGAAGCTGACCGGAACCATCCAGAACGACATCCTCAAGGAATACGCGTCGCGCGGGACCTGGATCTGGCCGCCCGAGCCGTCGCTGCGGCTGATCGCCGACACCATCGAGTTCTGTGCCGCCGAGGTGCCGCGGTTCAACGCGATCTCGGTGGCGGGTGCGCACTTCCGCGACGCGGGCGCCAACGCGGTGCAGGAGATGTCCTTCACGCTCGCCGATGGCGTCACCTACTGCGACACGGTGGTCGAGCGCGGCCGCATGACGATCGACAAGTTCGCCCCGCAGATCTCGTTCTTCTTCTACACCCACGGTGACTTCTTCGAGGAGATCGCCAAATATCGTGCCGGCCGGCGTCGTTGGGCCACGATCGTGCGGGAGCGCTACGGTGCGACCACCGACAAAGCCTCGATGTTCCGGTTCGGTTGTGTGGCGGGCGGGGCCTCTTTGTACGCGCCGCAGGCTCAGAACAACCTGGTGCGCGTGGCCTACGAGTCTCTGGCCGCGGTGCTGGGCGGCGTGCAGTCGATGTTCACCGCGGCGTGGGACGAACCGTTCGCCCTGCCCAGTGAGGAGTCGGCGACGCTGGCCCTGCGGACCCAGCAGATCCTGGCCTACGAAACCGGTGTCACCAAAGTCGCCGACCCGCTTGGCGGTTCGTACTTCGTCGAGGCGCTCACCGACGCCACCGAGGCCAAGATCATCGAGATCATGGACGACCTGGAGAAGCACGGCGGCATGGTCCGCTGCATCGAGGACGGCTACCTGCAAGGCCTGATCGCCGACGAGGCGTTCAAGATCCATCAGGAGGTCGAGTCGGGGGCACGTCCGGTAGTCGGGGTAAACAAGTTCGTCACCGACGAGCCGGCGCCCGATATCGACACCTACGAGCTCGATGCTGAGGGCCGCGATCTGCAGCTCAAGCGGCTGTCCAAGGTCAAGGCCGAGCGCGACGACGTTGCGGTCAAAGAGACTCTGGCTGCCCTGGCCAGAGGTGCCGAAGGCAGTGGACCGGGGGCGGACAACCTGATGCACCGGTTGATCGACTGCGCCAATGCGTATTGCACAGTGGGAGAGATGGTGTCGACCTTGAAGTCGGTGTGGGGCGAGTTCCAGCAGCCGGTGGTGTTCTAG
- a CDS encoding LLM class F420-dependent oxidoreductase, with product MRLGVMIGAERGDMARKVSKLISDIQWAESAGLDSAWMPQVPNDFDLLTMVALMASNTSRIELGTAVVPLQAQHPIALARQALSVHAISDGRLVLGVGPSHHWIVRDMLGLPYDKPAAYTRDYLQVLNAAISGPGDVDVENDSFSVHNPTVLGADTPMPVLVSALGPVMLQIAGEHADGTSLWMADEKAIGEHIAPKINKAAAEAGKPAPRIVAGIPVTLCANSEIEEAKDRANRVLAEAETSPNYQRLLDRGEARNVGDLLAAGDEESILKRFKQFADAGVTDLSVRLLPIGDNRDELIASKYRTREVIAELAKAVR from the coding sequence ATGAGGCTGGGCGTGATGATCGGGGCCGAGCGCGGCGACATGGCCCGCAAGGTCTCCAAGTTGATCTCCGACATCCAGTGGGCCGAGTCGGCCGGACTGGACAGTGCGTGGATGCCGCAGGTGCCCAACGACTTCGACCTGCTCACCATGGTGGCGCTGATGGCGTCGAACACGTCGCGCATCGAACTCGGCACCGCGGTGGTGCCGCTGCAGGCGCAACACCCGATCGCGCTGGCGCGGCAGGCGCTGTCGGTACACGCCATCTCGGATGGCCGTCTGGTCTTGGGTGTCGGGCCGTCGCACCACTGGATCGTCCGCGACATGCTGGGCCTGCCCTATGACAAGCCGGCCGCCTACACCCGGGACTACCTGCAGGTGCTGAACGCAGCCATCTCCGGACCCGGAGACGTTGACGTGGAGAATGATTCCTTCTCCGTGCACAACCCGACGGTGCTGGGCGCCGACACCCCGATGCCGGTGCTGGTGTCCGCGCTGGGCCCGGTGATGCTGCAGATCGCCGGTGAGCACGCCGACGGCACGTCGCTGTGGATGGCCGACGAGAAGGCGATCGGCGAGCACATCGCCCCGAAGATCAACAAGGCGGCTGCCGAAGCCGGTAAGCCCGCGCCGCGCATCGTCGCAGGCATCCCGGTCACGCTGTGCGCCAACTCCGAGATCGAGGAAGCCAAGGACCGCGCCAACCGCGTCCTCGCCGAAGCCGAGACCTCGCCCAACTACCAGCGGCTGCTGGACCGCGGCGAGGCCCGTAACGTCGGCGATCTGCTCGCCGCGGGCGACGAGGAATCAATCCTGAAGCGGTTCAAGCAGTTCGCCGATGCGGGTGTCACGGACCTGTCGGTGCGGCTGTTGCCGATCGGCGACAACCGCGACGAGCTGATCGCGTCGAAGTACCGCACGCGTGAGGTGATCGCCGAACTCGCCAAGGCTGTGCGATGA
- a CDS encoding cobalamin B12-binding domain-containing protein has product MATRVLVAKPGLDGHDRGAKIVARTLRDAGFEVIYTGIRQRIEDIVSIALQEDVALVGLSILSGAHVALTTRTVEALRAADAGDIAVVVGGTIPQSDVQKLLDAGAAAVFPTGTSLDTLVTDVRALTEKVSES; this is encoded by the coding sequence ATGGCGACTCGTGTACTCGTTGCCAAACCGGGTCTCGACGGCCACGACCGCGGCGCCAAGATCGTCGCGCGGACGCTGCGTGACGCCGGATTCGAGGTCATCTATACCGGTATCCGGCAGCGCATCGAGGACATCGTGTCGATCGCGTTGCAGGAAGACGTCGCACTGGTGGGTCTTTCGATCCTCTCGGGTGCGCATGTCGCGCTGACCACGCGCACCGTGGAGGCGTTGCGGGCAGCCGATGCCGGTGACATCGCCGTCGTCGTCGGCGGCACCATCCCGCAGTCCGATGTCCAGAAACTGCTGGATGCCGGTGCGGCAGCGGTGTTCCCGACGGGGACGTCGCTCGACACCCTGGTAACCGATGTTCGTGCGCTGACAGAAAAGGTTTCGGAGTCATGA